A stretch of Paracoccus sp. N5 DNA encodes these proteins:
- the ahcY gene encoding adenosylhomocysteinase, which produces MTDHIIRDISLAEFGRKELDIAETEMPGLMALRAEYGEAKPLAGARIAGSLHMTVQTAVLIETLVALGAQVRWASCNIFSTQDHAAAAIAKAGIPVFAIKGETLPEYWSYTDQIFQFAEGTANMILDDGGDATMYVLLGARVEAGETGLIDVPTSEEEEALFAQIRKRLAASPGWFTRQRAALRGVSEETTTGVHRLYDLHKKGLLPFPAINVNDSVTKSKFDNKYGCKESLVDGIRRATDVMMAGKVAVVCGYGDVGKGSAASLRGAGARVKVTEVDPICALQAAMDGFEVVVLEDVVASADIFVTTTGNRDVIRIEHMREMKDMAIVGNIGHFDNEIQVAALRNHKWTNIKEQVDMIEMPSGSRIILLSEGRLLNLGNATGHPSFVMSASFTNQVLAQIELWTKGDEYAPGVYILPKALDEKVARLHLDRIGVKLTRLSREQADYIGVTPEGPFKPEHYRY; this is translated from the coding sequence ATGACCGACCACATCATCCGTGACATCTCCCTGGCCGAATTCGGCCGCAAGGAGCTGGACATCGCCGAGACCGAGATGCCCGGGCTGATGGCCCTGCGCGCCGAATATGGCGAAGCGAAGCCCTTGGCCGGCGCGCGCATCGCCGGTTCGCTGCACATGACGGTGCAGACCGCGGTGCTGATCGAGACGCTGGTGGCCCTGGGCGCCCAGGTGCGCTGGGCGTCCTGCAACATCTTCTCGACCCAGGACCATGCCGCGGCGGCGATCGCCAAGGCCGGCATCCCGGTCTTTGCCATCAAGGGCGAGACGCTGCCGGAATACTGGTCCTATACCGACCAGATCTTCCAGTTCGCCGAAGGCACCGCCAACATGATCCTGGACGACGGCGGCGACGCGACCATGTACGTCCTGCTGGGCGCGCGGGTCGAGGCCGGCGAGACCGGGCTGATCGACGTGCCGACCAGCGAAGAGGAAGAGGCGCTGTTCGCGCAGATCCGCAAGCGGCTGGCGGCCTCGCCCGGCTGGTTCACCCGCCAGCGCGCGGCGCTGCGCGGCGTGTCCGAGGAAACCACGACCGGCGTGCATCGCCTCTATGACCTGCACAAGAAGGGGCTGCTGCCCTTCCCGGCGATCAACGTGAACGACTCGGTCACCAAGTCGAAATTCGACAACAAATACGGCTGCAAGGAGTCGCTGGTCGACGGCATCCGCCGCGCCACCGACGTGATGATGGCCGGCAAGGTCGCCGTGGTCTGCGGCTATGGCGACGTCGGCAAGGGCTCGGCCGCCTCGCTGCGCGGCGCCGGCGCCCGGGTCAAGGTCACCGAGGTCGACCCGATCTGCGCGCTTCAGGCCGCCATGGACGGGTTCGAGGTCGTGGTGCTGGAGGACGTGGTCGCCAGCGCCGACATCTTCGTCACCACCACCGGCAACCGGGACGTGATCCGCATCGAGCACATGCGCGAGATGAAGGACATGGCCATCGTCGGCAACATCGGCCATTTCGACAACGAGATCCAGGTCGCCGCCCTGCGCAACCACAAATGGACGAATATCAAGGAGCAGGTGGACATGATCGAGATGCCCTCGGGCAGCCGCATCATCCTGCTGTCCGAGGGGCGGCTCTTGAACCTCGGCAATGCCACCGGCCACCCGAGCTTCGTCATGTCCGCAAGCTTCACCAACCAGGTGCTGGCGCAGATCGAGCTGTGGACCAAGGGCGACGAATACGCGCCGGGGGTCTATATCCTGCCCAAGGCGCTGGACGAAAAGGTCGCGCGGCTGCACCTGGACCGGATCGGCGTCAAGCTGACCCGGCTGTCGCGCGAACAGGCCGACTATATCGGCGTGACGCCCGAAGGCCCGTTCAAGCCCGAGCATTACCGCTATTGA
- a CDS encoding autotransporter assembly complex family protein — protein sequence MKSWIRAGVSAAIVLGAGAGMVLAQSSGPSSSSPFSGLFGGKGGNAGSPVDVDFSIRGGDDELLPQIRATSLLVSAQDEGRVTGQDMLAAARGDYARILGVLYDNGYFSALIDITLDGTEAATIAPLDAPKLVRRVVVQVDPGPRFRYSRAEIAPVAPGTELPSEYHTGAIARTSDMKGAATAAVSGWRDVGHAKADVAETRIIADHATNKIDSRILLAPGPELRFGKLTIRGEKRMDPRRLRKIAGFPEGEKFDPEKLEDVRKRLRRSGVFSAITLTEADYISPGNTLDVDLLVVEQKLRRLGAGFEYSNTDGLALTAYWINRNLFRGGERLRVDAGVSDIGGDTGRDYNLGVRIDRPATITADTTGYVLAQVVSQQEEDYDLKSGTFGLGFTWLPSDELTADVALQYRALRVDDDSGQTDFRLFALPASITWDKRDDQNDAKRGYWLSGGVTSFVGLQDETGSGAQITAEGRAYYSFGQDDRFTLAGRARLGTVAGPDIEETPRDYLFWSGGGGTVRGHSYESLGVEVIEGPDGPVKTGGMSIVTLTAETRIQVREKIGLAIFADAGRVWEDSTWSGASGWQAGAGAGIRYKTPIGPLRFDLATPVGGGDGDDGGVQVYIGLGQAF from the coding sequence ATGAAAAGCTGGATCAGGGCGGGCGTATCGGCCGCAATCGTGCTGGGCGCGGGTGCGGGCATGGTATTGGCCCAATCCTCGGGGCCCTCGTCCTCCTCGCCCTTCTCGGGCCTCTTCGGCGGCAAGGGCGGCAATGCCGGCTCGCCCGTCGATGTCGATTTCAGCATCCGGGGCGGCGACGACGAGCTCTTGCCGCAGATCCGCGCCACCTCTCTGCTGGTCAGCGCGCAGGACGAGGGGCGGGTGACCGGCCAGGACATGCTGGCGGCGGCGCGCGGCGACTATGCCCGCATCCTGGGCGTGCTCTATGACAACGGCTATTTCTCGGCGCTGATCGACATCACCCTGGACGGGACCGAGGCCGCGACCATCGCGCCGCTCGACGCGCCGAAGCTGGTGCGCAGGGTCGTGGTGCAGGTCGACCCCGGGCCGCGCTTCCGCTACAGCCGGGCCGAGATCGCGCCGGTGGCGCCGGGCACCGAACTGCCCAGCGAATACCACACCGGCGCCATCGCCCGCACCAGCGACATGAAGGGCGCCGCCACCGCCGCCGTCTCGGGTTGGCGCGACGTGGGCCATGCCAAGGCCGACGTGGCGGAAACCCGGATCATCGCCGATCACGCCACCAACAAGATCGACAGCCGCATCCTGCTGGCGCCCGGCCCGGAACTGCGCTTCGGCAAGCTGACCATCCGCGGCGAAAAGCGCATGGACCCGCGCCGGCTGCGCAAGATCGCCGGCTTCCCCGAGGGCGAGAAATTCGACCCCGAAAAGCTCGAGGATGTCAGGAAGCGCCTGCGCCGCTCGGGCGTGTTCTCGGCCATCACCCTGACCGAGGCGGATTATATCAGCCCCGGCAATACGCTGGACGTGGACCTGCTGGTGGTCGAACAGAAGCTGCGCCGCCTGGGCGCGGGCTTTGAATATTCCAACACCGACGGGCTGGCGCTGACCGCCTATTGGATCAACCGCAACCTGTTCCGCGGCGGCGAGCGGCTGCGCGTCGATGCCGGCGTTTCCGACATTGGCGGCGACACCGGCCGCGACTACAACCTGGGCGTGCGCATCGACCGGCCGGCGACGATCACCGCCGACACCACCGGCTATGTGCTGGCCCAGGTCGTCAGCCAGCAGGAAGAGGATTACGACCTCAAGTCCGGCACCTTCGGCCTGGGCTTCACCTGGCTGCCCAGCGACGAGCTGACCGCCGACGTGGCGCTGCAATATCGCGCGCTGCGGGTGGACGACGATTCGGGCCAGACCGATTTCCGGCTCTTCGCGCTGCCGGCCTCGATCACCTGGGACAAGCGCGACGACCAGAACGACGCCAAGCGCGGCTATTGGCTGTCGGGCGGCGTGACCTCCTTCGTGGGCTTGCAGGACGAGACCGGCTCGGGCGCGCAGATCACCGCCGAGGGCCGGGCCTATTACAGCTTCGGCCAGGACGACCGCTTCACGCTGGCCGGCCGCGCCCGGCTGGGCACCGTCGCCGGGCCGGACATCGAGGAAACCCCGCGCGACTATCTGTTCTGGTCGGGCGGCGGCGGCACCGTGCGCGGCCATTCCTATGAATCGCTGGGCGTCGAGGTGATCGAAGGCCCCGACGGCCCGGTCAAGACCGGCGGCATGTCCATCGTCACCCTGACCGCCGAAACCCGCATCCAGGTCCGCGAAAAGATCGGCCTTGCCATCTTTGCCGACGCCGGCCGGGTGTGGGAGGACAGCACCTGGTCCGGCGCCAGCGGCTGGCAGGCCGGCGCCGGCGCGGGCATCCGCTACAAGACGCCGATCGGCC
- a CDS encoding glucokinase has product MAILLADVGGTNARMALARDGALDAASITRFRGDDHASFDDVVTAYLSQQGSPQIEAVCVAVAGPVWGHEARLTNRDWDFSESRLCALTGAPRARLINDLIALGYATPALDGASAGFLRAPAGAALSNGQRLVVNAGTGFNVCAVKVLPGGGIACLEAEEGHTRLPLSVAEPLAQVLGDKAGQVDSVEELFAGRGLARLHALRSGTAPARAETVTDAAAQGDAEALRTLALYARLLGLLCRELALRFMPMDGMFLTGSVARTCADRFAIFEAAFLSDPLMARIPQAVPVGVIRDDMAALHGCLAAIR; this is encoded by the coding sequence ATGGCGATCTTGCTGGCGGATGTGGGCGGCACCAATGCGCGCATGGCGCTGGCGCGGGACGGTGCGCTGGATGCGGCGTCGATCACCCGCTTTCGCGGCGACGACCACGCCAGTTTCGACGATGTGGTCACCGCCTATCTGTCGCAGCAGGGCAGCCCGCAGATCGAGGCGGTCTGCGTCGCCGTCGCCGGCCCGGTCTGGGGCCACGAGGCACGGCTGACCAACCGCGACTGGGATTTCTCGGAATCGCGGCTCTGCGCGCTGACCGGCGCGCCGCGCGCCCGGCTCATCAACGACCTGATCGCGCTGGGCTATGCCACGCCGGCGCTGGACGGTGCGTCGGCGGGCTTCCTGCGCGCCCCGGCCGGGGCCGCGCTGTCGAACGGCCAGCGCCTGGTGGTCAATGCCGGCACCGGCTTCAACGTCTGCGCCGTCAAGGTGCTGCCCGGGGGCGGCATCGCCTGCCTCGAGGCCGAGGAAGGCCACACCCGCCTGCCGCTGTCGGTCGCAGAGCCGCTGGCGCAGGTGCTGGGCGACAAGGCGGGTCAGGTCGATTCGGTCGAGGAGCTTTTCGCCGGCCGCGGCCTCGCGCGCCTGCACGCGCTGCGCAGCGGCACGGCGCCGGCGCGGGCCGAGACCGTGACCGATGCCGCGGCCCAGGGCGACGCCGAGGCGCTGCGCACGCTGGCGCTTTACGCCCGGCTCCTGGGTCTCTTGTGCCGGGAACTTGCCTTGCGATTCATGCCGATGGACGGGATGTTCCTGACCGGCAGCGTGGCGCGGACCTGCGCCGACCGCTTCGCGATCTTCGAGGCGGCCTTCCTGTCCGACCCGCTGATGGCGCGGATTCCGCAGGCGGTTCCGGTCGGGGTGATCCGCGACGACATGGCCGCGCTGCATGGCTGTCTTGCCGCAATCCGCTGA
- a CDS encoding flagellar basal body P-ring protein FlgI, whose amino-acid sequence MRFLFILLAALGFAQIAVAAPVRIKDLANVDGVRGNDLVGYGLVVGLNGSGDSLRNAPFTEEIMAGLLERLGVNVTDEAFRPKNVAAVIVTAALPPFARAGSQIDVNVAAIGDAKSLLGGTLVMTPLNAADGEIYAVAQGAVLAAGAEASGAAASVVQGVPTTGTIPSGGRVEREVAFDFSQMTNLRLALRNPDFTTAARVEAAINRKLGRGLAELVDSGTISINSTVLGNVNPARLMGQIENITVEPEAAARVVIDHKSGTIVMGEDVRISRVAVSQGNLTLRVREAPVVSQPNPFAPGETVVVPRTQAEITQEPGIGFAEVSGESSLSEVVAGLNALGIRPRDMIDILKAIHAAGALHAEFVVN is encoded by the coding sequence ATGAGATTTCTATTCATCCTTCTGGCGGCCCTTGGCTTTGCACAAATCGCTGTCGCTGCGCCCGTCCGTATCAAGGATCTCGCGAATGTGGACGGGGTGCGGGGAAACGATCTCGTGGGCTACGGCCTGGTCGTCGGCCTCAATGGTTCGGGCGACAGCTTGCGGAACGCGCCATTCACAGAAGAGATCATGGCCGGATTGCTCGAGCGTCTGGGTGTCAATGTCACCGACGAAGCGTTCCGGCCAAAGAACGTTGCGGCGGTGATTGTCACAGCTGCGCTGCCGCCCTTCGCGCGCGCAGGTTCCCAGATTGATGTCAATGTGGCGGCTATCGGTGATGCAAAAAGCCTGCTTGGCGGCACTCTGGTGATGACGCCGCTGAATGCGGCCGACGGTGAAATCTATGCTGTCGCTCAAGGGGCTGTTCTTGCCGCGGGCGCGGAGGCTTCCGGAGCGGCTGCTTCGGTCGTTCAAGGCGTTCCCACAACGGGTACGATACCCTCGGGTGGAAGGGTGGAGCGAGAGGTAGCTTTCGACTTTTCGCAGATGACCAATTTGCGGCTGGCCTTGCGAAATCCGGACTTTACAACGGCTGCACGTGTGGAAGCCGCGATAAATCGCAAGCTTGGCCGCGGACTGGCAGAGCTTGTCGATTCTGGAACTATTTCGATCAACTCCACCGTTCTGGGCAATGTCAATCCCGCGCGCCTTATGGGGCAGATCGAGAATATTACCGTGGAACCGGAAGCTGCGGCCAGGGTCGTTATCGATCACAAATCGGGAACCATCGTCATGGGAGAGGATGTCAGGATTTCCCGCGTGGCGGTTTCACAAGGCAATCTGACTCTCCGCGTTCGCGAGGCACCGGTCGTGTCTCAGCCCAATCCGTTCGCTCCTGGGGAAACCGTGGTTGTGCCGCGGACACAGGCCGAGATAACGCAAGAGCCCGGTATCGGATTTGCGGAAGTATCGGGTGAATCGTCCTTGTCAGAGGTTGTCGCGGGACTTAACGCGTTGGGAATTCGGCCAAGAGACATGATTGATATCCTGAAAGCCATTCATGCGGCGGGGGCATTGCATGCGGAATTTGTCGTGAACTAA
- a CDS encoding HIT domain-containing protein, translating into MSGNDCLFCRIARGELPAHRVHEDDHILAFLDLHPIRPGHCLIIPKQHYPWFEDLPEDLASRITTCAQRLSRQMKALYGVERVALLYTGIHVAHAHAHVVPMHHVHDVSSQAYLKDGILEFTQPPQLPAEDGTRIAGDLAAAFQA; encoded by the coding sequence ATGTCCGGAAACGATTGCCTGTTCTGCCGTATCGCGCGCGGCGAACTGCCCGCGCATCGCGTGCATGAGGATGACCATATCCTGGCCTTTCTCGACCTGCATCCGATCCGCCCCGGGCATTGCCTGATCATTCCCAAGCAGCATTACCCCTGGTTCGAGGATCTGCCCGAGGATCTGGCCAGCCGCATCACCACCTGCGCGCAACGTCTGTCGCGGCAGATGAAGGCGCTCTACGGGGTCGAGCGGGTGGCGCTGCTCTATACCGGCATCCATGTCGCCCATGCCCATGCCCATGTCGTGCCGATGCATCATGTCCACGACGTGTCGTCCCAGGCCTATCTGAAGGACGGGATCCTGGAGTTCACCCAGCCGCCGCAACTGCCCGCAGAGGACGGCACGCGGATCGCGGGCGATTTGGCGGCAGCTTTTCAAGCCTGA